Part of the Nicotiana sylvestris chromosome 2, ASM39365v2, whole genome shotgun sequence genome, TAACCCTATGGCTGAAGTGGCGGAGGTCTAGGTGGCCATTCGAAGTACTGGGGCCTGTAACTACCCTGAGACTGCTCCTAAGACCTggcaaatctcatcctcttacgCTACCCTGACTTAGTCCTCTCCGTACTCTGCTGCCGACACCTACCCCTCTCTATATTCTGGGCAAATTCCTAAATCTGGGAGATACTCATACTATCCTGCAATGCAGTGGTGGTACATGCCTCTATTAATTCTGGGGCCAACCCTGCTATAAACCTATGGATTCTATTCCGCATAGTAGtaactatggatggtgcatatctggccaatgagtcaaaacggagactatattctcgaacactcatatcgccctgcttgagggctagaaactgaACGAGTCGGGCCTGTCGGATCTCTCATGGTAAGTACTGTTCCAGGaaggcatctgaaaaattctcccaaatagccTAAGGTGCATCACGTCCCCTAGACCTTTCCCATCTATcataccaaaggatggctatatctcggagtcAAAAGGCTGCTAACTCAACTGCCTCTTTCTCCGTAGCATGcataacccaaaagatcctatgaagctgatctatgaaatcctACGGGTCCTCCCTCTAATCTGTCCCCGTGAACTCTGGGGGATTTaaagcaataaactctcggaCCCTTGAACTCTCAGATCCCTCAGAAGGTCCTGCACTAGCAGATGACCTAGCTTGTTGTTGGGTGGCTACCAACTGTGCCAACAAATGCACCGCACTCCTTAAGTCCTGATCTGATAGAAGCGGACGGGGAACTGGATGTGCGGTTtccctaggaatctcctcaggtggCGGAGGAGCCGGTAATCACTAGGTAGAGGTCTCTCCCTGCGACTCCGATTAGGCCCCATCTTCGGGAGTACCCTgctagtcccctcacctactGCTATTTCTCTCCTCTGGCTAGTCGTAGCCTTACTAGTTACCGTCATCTATGCATGCAAACATCAACATGTAAGTTTAACTtaaatttcctataactcagtgcTACTACAACAcaatttagatttgaaagaagggtaaccaattcctaaatgtcatgtagttccctacttatataatgtggtgcaccacacatctataaacaagaccctactagacatggcttgtagactccctaggacaaaactgctctgataccacttttgtcatgcccgagcctgggggcgagaccggcacccagtgtCTCACTTATCCTTGCATACCACTTTCGACTAAGAGACCCTGAACATGTAATATCATACTTTGGTCATGGGACACATTGCAAGATAATGTGTGatgcaaaatataaaaatgaatagagactaacgctgactaaactTCAACTAAAGCTGTGtcggcaaggccgtcataataactacaactgacaagccaacaaaatatacatacagggcctacaagcccaacttACTGCACTAACTGGcaggatatatctacaagcctctacttatagatgtactgtgatcggaacaagGCCTCGACCTACCTATAACCTATCTACTTATATACACAAGATACACACCACACTGCTAGACCCGACAACTccgaaagaaggggagcttaccgataaagctgaactcgggcaacacctattgagtaggtctacccgtctgtctgtctgaacctgcatgcatgaaatgcagcgcccccagaaagggatgttagtacgaaataatataccgagtatgtaaggcaatatactgtagctgaaactgaactgataatataataactgaaaacaagTGGGAGTCAataaaatctgaagatatgctcatctgctgatactgactcaactctctcaatatagtgaatAAAATAGTTgtcggccctataaggctcgatatatatatatatatatctgccctgccatagtaggctcgctcataagcgctcggccatactaggatcTGTAtatcgaccaactgggctcgctcataggcgctcggccacaacaggctcggtatataacttaccatctgatcagaggttaccCAATAAAGgcatgcccatcgattatagcttgatggtaatgaaaatacttttaatattgtatatatgtaaactctctgctcttttgaccggaagaagggaatactcaactaaatatgcagtcccgataagaagaatatggtaacttacaaaactaggaaaatatatgtaatttgcgagaTTATCAAAATATACgcaaattccgggatatgaattttctttatgcctcgttatcaaacttgtgtaattaagATATCATGCTAAATTGAAGGAAAGccttagccttaacatatctggagTGGGGAAAACTCTGTATACTATTTCATTGGAAAACGTTTATTGATTGAATGAAATTTGCCTCTGCTCCTTAAGGATTCACGGATGAAATTTGTTTCTGGTTCCTAAAATTTTGGAATGAATTTGATCTGATTTGGAGTGAGGCTAGGACATTTGGTTGGTGATTGAAATTGCTTCTGCTTTTCACGTTGGTTCATGACAGAATGTAACAATTGTTCTTGGTCTTGAAATGGAATGTTTATCATTTTAATGGATAAAGCTCACAAAAAGTCTTTATAAGACTTGTAATTTGGACTTTTGACACATGTAAAGCTGATTGATGAATCACCTTAAAACTGATAAAGGGGGCTACCACGTTCTCTTGGTGTAATTGATTAAATTTTGTCCGTTTATTAGTTAACTGgataatgttctgttacccgataattaaccaattacccgtataatttaaaaattgccccgaattacttaaaattctatttattttaatatactttatatattatactaccgtggccatatggtaccttacatggtattagttcataattatcgggtattatcgctcgacccgtattttatttcaaattggccattcccaacgaaactcgttttcgttaatctgtgtacccctttatccttcataatacttatttatcgcttgttataaatagcgtaagtacgttaacgtcaagatgatctcatccccgagtctacgtcggttaactgaaaacaaaattttacgtacgaaaacgcgagatgtaacagcCTAGTTCTGCCTTACATCATGGGGATTCGTGAGTGGCTGGGCTTTTAAAGAAGTTCAGGCTTGGCCGATGAGTTTATCTATATATATTTTTGCTGTTTTGACCCCATGATTGCCTACTCACTGCAGTTTGTTCTTGGTGGTGGTGATAACCTTTGATTTTCCCTTTTCAGTCCGAGGATCTTCGAGGAGGCCGAGGGATCCTCTTCCCGCATTTCGTAATAGGAAGGTTGCCTTCTCTTTAGCATCTATTCCCGTTGTTACTGTGGCTAGGCCTGCTCGGTCATCTGCTTCAGTTCCTTCCTCCACCGCAGCCAGGTCTTCTCGGTCGTTGGCCCCATCTACTGCTGACTCAGCATCGGTTTCTTCTTTGCATACAGATATGTCGACAACAGAGCTTCTGGCTACCCTTTTGCATCGTCTAGTGGACGAGGAGGAGGAATCGCCAAGCGGGGGGATTTGGTTTCCCATAAGAGAATATCGATGGACGTTGGTGATGGGGTCGTCAGGGCTATGGATTCGGTAAGGGATAATTTTGTCATTCGTGAGACGACGACCATAGTACTTAAAGACGGCTTCGATTTGGTGTATGAGATTTCGCCATTGGCTGAGGCCATAGAGGGAGCGTCCCTTCTCGATGCCACGATGGAAGCTGAAGGGCCATCTACAAGGGTTTTTGATACTTTGTGGTAAGATGAGCCATCAACCTCACGACCGGCTGATGGTCCTTCTTTGCCGACTAGCGGGAAAGGTAAAGGCGTTGCCGAGGATGGCTACAAGACGAGTTATGATCTCGACGCCGATGAGATGAGGATGATGGGGGGAGGATTTACCCAGCTCAAGGTGAGACTGAAAGGGTCCACACGGACTATTGCAATCCCCATGGATCGAGATTTATTAATAAATACGGAAAACGTGGTTCCTTCCCTTGGTCCTCTTTGCTCTGACGTAGAGGGTAAAACCCTTCAAGAACTGGATGATGTTACCTTATCAAAGAGCATAGTCGGCCTCGCTCTCAGTGTAAGCTTTTCGACTTTTTTTCGTTTTTGTTTGTCACGTTCAATATTTAGGCTTCATTCTTACtctctattttatttttctttctttttcagaccGTGATTTTGGAGATTGAAGTGACCGAAGAGAAGAGAGGCGTAAGGTTATTTTTACGAAGTTGAAGCGAAAATACCGTGAGTAACGTGGAAAGTACCGCAAAATTTGTAGGCAATTTAGTGAGAGCGACAATCTGCAGGCTCTTCGGGTGGAATTGAAGGAGAAGGATGACGAGCTGGTGAGGGTCATCGAAAAGTGAAGCGTCCTTGAGGGGACGCTAAGAAATAAGAAGGAAGAGCTCGAGGTTAGTAGGGGGGTCGAAGCCCAGTGCGGCGACCTTCAAGCCCAGGTGGTTTCTCTGCATGCACAACTCGAGGACTGGTAACTCAAAGCAGATGCTCTAAGTGGCGAGGTCGCCGAGAAGGCAGAGGACCTTGAGAAAGCAGAGTTTGCTTGGTCGGAGGCTTTGAGGAAGGCGGAAGCTTTGGAGGTAGTGATCCGTATTCTTCGCTCTTTGCGAGAATATGACTTGGAGATGGCTAGGCTCAAACAAGAGCGGCTTGATGAAAGGATTGGGGAGTTGGAGAAAGACAACTCTCTCCTTTAGGACTAGGTGGCCGCCTTAAAGGCCGAGAAGGCTCAAATGCTTGCACAACCGTCATCTTCCCATACTTCGGATTTCTCGAATATTCCCCGGGACCTGTACGAGGAATGGATTCACGCTGAGGCCCAATTGGACGTGTTTCGAGATTTGTATGCGCCGAGATACGTTCTTGGGTACGCCTTTGAAGATGCTCGTGTTAAGGCCCGTGAAGCTCGAATCGCTTGCGGTTATGATCCTGCTATACCGGAGGCAGGTGACGATGAGGGGGACGCAGATGTGGATCAGATTGAGGAGGACGCCTGGTATGAGGATGTGTACCCTGAAGGCGTGATCAACGACCAGTCCAACTACAACCGGTCAATCTCTATGATCCTATAAAAACCTGTATCCCGAAGGCGCCTAACTATACGGGGATGGAGTGGGTGGGCCCTAAGAAAATCCCACATATCATCTACTCGTCTAGCGTGGAATGTCTGGGCCAAACACTACCCCTCCTCCCATATGTACGAAGACCTATGCTCAGCCTGTAGCAACAGTAGCTCTAGCGATACAAGTCTGGGATGCGCAGGCGGAACCTCCATGACGACTATTGTAAATTGAACAATATTAAttaaagtatttttctttttcattgcttaatatttttaaatatattgcaatatctttaatattaaaatttatttgatatttttactATATTGTTAATTAGGTTGATACATTTTctatattataattttatattttatatgtttgtttattATTTAGtatatttatttcttattttatatgttagtttattattttatatgtttgtttgttactCACCTATTTTTGactataataaaattaaataattaattttcataaCTATACAAGATTTAActattaaatattcatgtaacaataCTTAGTTTGATAAATATTGTTGTTttttaatgttattttcttaCGTTTGTTGACTAGAATTCAAGAGAGATTGTGTTTGAACTATCAACTTTTTTCAGATATTTTTGGGTTTAACAGATAATTAAATGATTAATTTCAATAGCTACAAAGATACTACACTAAAAGGCACTACATTATAAATACAAGCACTACATTAAAATCAACATACCACCACTACAGGGAACTAAAGTCACATATTCATATATGTACAATAAACATCTAAATAAGATTAATTATTCCTAAAATAATAATTTATCTATTTTACTAATCTTTTAGCAAATAACTAATCTAAACCTGatcaaaataataaattaatttaatcacTATTCAATCACGAAAAAATATATACCAAAGTAAAAATTAACTAATTAACATTTTCTTAACAACTAATAATAATTTccctattttattaattttttatcacaCTAATAATATAATCCCATAaaataacaaattaattaaatcgcaAAACAATCACGAAATAACATAGAACACAGTAAAATCAATTAATAGGCATTTTTTATACATaaattttaacaaaaaataaGTCGGAATACctcaattttaattttttggaaaGTTGAAGATTATTTGGAGCCGAAACAAACAACCCACTACGAGATAACGCCTTAGATACGATGTGGGACCGAGAATCTATATTTTTTTGTGGGATCGATGGGCTCCACCCGagtttttggtaaaaatggaCAGTTTATTTATCTAGGTATAGCGCCCATATATTAGCGCGGTATATATGGGCGCTATACCTTCCCGCCCATTTAAGTTTAAATAAAGGTCGATATTTTACCGCGATATATCTTAACGGACAAACGACTGTTAAAGTATAGCGCAGTAAAATACTGCACTATACATATTATAATCCCAATATTTTTTTCACACGTTTTAAttgtttgagtccaaaagaaccacattcaGTTCCGGACTCTAAGTATTACCTtccattatcattactttacaacCACTTTTGCATGTTTCTGAAAAAGTTGTGATATCGTCATGTGCTTACTTTGAGCATGTTTGATGATTACATTTTCAATTTCCACATAATTTGTCTTTGGGAATTGAGACAGCACGTTGGTACTTCTTGGTACTTCATTTTTTCGTCCGTTATGCTTGTCAATTCAGTAGTAGATTGAATCCACAAAATACAATCAGCGTCAGCTCCATCCTCCAAAAGTAAGCTCCCAAGAGGGAGCATATTGTGGAACTTGGCCTAACTCAGACagtttaacttatgactaacatTGAATtaactattttagtaaaaatAACCCATAACATGTAACTCTCTAAAATAAACCTAATTTGGTAATATAGAAATAAAGTAAATAGCCTGCAATCAGGGGCGGACTAAGGGGGCAGAAGGGGTCCACCaaaaaaattacactgtatatataaagTAAAAATCAGTTTGTACCTCTATATATAATATTTGAATCCCTGTGACATAGTCCAAAGCATAGACTAGTGGTCAGGGGTTCACTATCTTTGCTAGGTTGCTTGTTCAATTCCCATTAGTCACAACCACTTTTATGAACTGAATGGCGTAAACATAGATCTCTTTTATGAATGGCGTAAAACCATATGATATGAGGCTAGCATAGAGTTTCCACTCCAGAATTGGATACATGCTTCACAAAAGATGTCACTGCTTTCTCTCGCGTAGCATTTCCAAGCAAATAAGGAAATCACTACGTGACAAGAGATATGGTACTCCGATCCATACATAATGCTTCAAACAAAACTTAGAGAAGGTAAGGTAAACACTACATATGAGTAGTTTGTTTACATACTGTTTGTGGACATAGGTAATCAAGTACACCAGAACTAGGAGAACTAAGGGAAGTTTAGTAACTAATCGATTAAGTAATGCACTGAAACAAGTAGAAACATTGAAATGCCCACGTCTATGCCACATCGCTTATTACATAGAAACGCTAAACTTGAGATGAATAGTGCACATGGATCGTTCAAACAAACCTCAGACATACGAAAGCAGAATCTTGAAGTAGATAATAATGTATATAGAAAGAGAGAACAGAGCGAACACATGTTGCCAGAAGAGCATTGCCGAAGCTTCTCTGACTGCATAACCTCTCAAGCTAGCAACTGCTCCCAACAGGATGGCACTTGGTGTGGTGTACTGCAACAAAAGCACGAACCGGTACATCTGATCATTAGGGATTAAAAAGTTCATTTGATCAGCAAAATAAACCACTCCTGTACCGACCAAAGGAAGGACCAAAAGTCTAGCAACGGTTATGCCAACAGTGGTTCGAACCCCGAGTCTAGATTCATTAGGACCCTCAGCAAGCATTCCTCCTAGAATCAGCATAACTGATGGCACCATAGCTTGAGCGAGTATTTCTAAACTGTCCGTGAGGAATGAAAGAGGAGCATCGTTACCATAAACAACAGATTTAATGGGTGGAACCATTCCAACAACAAAAGCCAACAATGTAGCAAATGTTGGAGGCTGGAGAACATGGCGAACTGGAGTTTGTTCAGCGACAATTCTTATTCTTCTAACCATCCGGGGCTCCGCTAAACATCTAATAGATTTTGGACTCCTTGGTGCTGGCGCTTCCTCCAAACTATCAGGGTCCGGAATAGAACTATATGAAAGGGTTGAGACACTGTTAAAAACCCGTGCAATAAAGGGTGTCTTGCAATGCTCGGTTTCTCTATCTTCCATACCAGGCCACTCAGCTTCCACAAGAAGTGGCCTACTTAGATCATTACTGGGTAATGGCTCCTGAATCTCGCCACCCTCATCAACAACATCAAAGTACTCCAACGGCGGCTCCATCATATGGTAAACAAGAGTGTAAACGAGGAGCACCGCCACCCATTGGGCAAACGACACATAGGACACACCAGTCGTGTAGCAATCTGGACCAAAGGGATTGTCACCACTATGACACACTGATCCAACAATGGCAAGAGGCAAATTGCCAGTGTTCCCAAACGCAGTCGCGATGATAGTGAACCTAAAATACTCTGGAGGTGGCCTGCAAATTTTCGCCACCAAGTACCCCAATAGACAACCAATTGCAGTACTTAAAAGTACATTAACTGGTATAAACCACCAGCGCGCAAAATTCTGGACAGTAATAGTCTCACCAAGGTGAATAAAGATAGTGCAAGGCAAGAAGAGTGCAAAGACAAGCTTACTAAGTAGCTTAAAAGTAGCTTTAGGAACTAATTGGGATCTTGGATGTGCAAGAACTAGGCCAATAACAGTTAGACATAAGAGTTTCAAGAGCGGTAGAACAGCATATACTAGGTAATGGCTACTGTAATACATATTGGCCTCTTTTTCAGAATTTGGGAGTTCCATTTTAAGTTGAAACCACAAAGGAAAGTTCCCACAACCTTTCTCAAACACCAAAATCAGCTGAAATACTAGCCAAGATTGAAACTTTACAAGATGGGTCTCAAGGATTTCTATTATTCAGAGCAACAGAAAGACCTACAGATTTAACAAATCCAGAAAACCCCACCTCAAAAGATTACAGGTTCACTTTattaggtaacaacttaaagtTCACTTAATTAAAATGATTATAGTACCTAAAGTACAGCTTAGCCCCAAGAATCTTGAAATAGGACTCTTTGGAAAAAAGTCAAACTGCTAAAGAACAGGACTAATAATAAAGATAGTGGCAAAAGATGGAGCAAGAAATTGAGGAGTCccaaatcaaaaagaaagaaaaatatgtgGAAGACGGCAAATACTTGCCTTACGGAATACGAAGAAGCAGCTCCTCAGTTGCAGATGGAACCTCTTCGCTGGTAGAGGAGAAAGCCTTGTCTAACAGTAAATGAAAGCAAATACCAAACCATCTGAGTGCATGATTGAACCAATTGGGAGCACGTGGACACGTTTATTTATTTATCTActatatattcttttttttttttcttttttctcaagaACGTAGACACATTTTCCAGCAGAATTCACTAGAAGTGGTGTTTAATAATGGAAGGTAAACCGAGTTAAAATTAACCAAGTTGTACCAGACCTCCAGCTCCTCAAGTTAAATTTGGAAATTTATGGAGGTAATTGTATAGGTTCAAATTTGGACGACCACGGCCACTGACAAATATGGCTTGAGACGAGGCCCTTACAACACAGCGGTTAGTAAATGCACGACATTTGTAATAGCATAGGCGCAATAGGAGACAGTAGGAATATGTTTTTCAAATATTCTTTATGTTATACTTTTTAGAGTTCAAGAGGGGAGtgtcccttataaatagaggGAGACGACTTTGTAAAAGGTGATCGAAAAAGTGAATACAAAAAAGACAACTTTTGGTTGTTACAGTTCGAGAATCCACGCATCATTTCTCACCTTGGCCAATAGCATCCATTGCAATATTTCTCTACCTTGTTCATCTCTTGCATCTTTCAATCTAGATTTATTATGCTTGGCTGAGATTTACTTCTTAATCTTCACTAATTGGCTTAATCAAAAAGGTTTCGGTATcttttggtcaaataatttggcgccgtctgtggggatttctttagCGAAGATTTTAGTCTCATCTAGACTCTTGAGAGGGATAATCACCTCTTCCTAGCTTTGTACAAACTAACAATAGCAGGGAAAGGAGATGCAAGGCAAAAAGCAATAGTAGGCGTCACAACTAACCTCCTGAACACCATCAACGAAGACAGTAGGGAAGATAACGAAAACGAGATACCGGACACCACACCCAGAGGAGACGCTTCACCTCCCCCGCACGAAAACGTAATTGCTTCGCGCGAGAAGGAAGCCTCAACATCTGTAATAGGAGAGGCACCACCGGCAGTAAGAAGACTGCTGGAAGAATGGCTAACAAGTATTCTGAACACCATACTTGATAAGCCTGCACAAAGGAATAACAGGAATGTTGCACATGCAGATGTCACGATAAAGGCTGATGAGCAAGATGCCCCCCGTACAGGTAACACTCATGTCACTAATGACGCAGGTAATGACACGCGTGCAGCCGTTTTAAAGAAAATGGAGGAGATGGAAATTGAGAATAAGGCACTCCGTGACCAAATGAAGGAACACCAAGAGAGGGTTGACAAAATACTAGGCACCCCAAAGTTGTTGCCAAAACGCGACGTTGGTCGATTCGTCGAGCAACCATACAGTGAAGAAGCGCCCCCTACGCcattccaaagaccttcaaaatacCGCCCTACCTAAAAATATATGATGGTACTACCGATCCAGAAGATCATATCATCCACTACGTCATAGCCGTAAAAGGTAACGATCTTTCAAAAAAGCAGGTATCATCGGTGCTATTGAAAAAGTTTGGCGAAACCCTAACAGGGGGAGCCTTGACCTGGTACTCTCAACTACCGACACACTCGATAGCAACGTTCGAGGAAATGGAAGACAAATTTATCACTGCCCATGTAGGAGCCAAAAAGGCTGAAGCTAGGGTAAACGATATATTTTCCATAAGACAGATGCACGGCAAGGGACTCAGGGAATTCCTATCTTGGTTCAACAGGGTAAGAATGAGCCTACCGAATGTGTCAGAGGGAATGGCAGTAGCAGCCTTCCAGAGCGGACTAAACAGGAACGGGTCGAGTGCGACCAGAAAATTGCTAAGCAGGCCCATAAAATACCCTCCAACTTCTTGGGAAGAAATCCATAATGCCTACTGCGTTGAGGTGCGAGCCGATGAGGACGACCTCAACAGTCCAACCCAATGGTTGACATTATTTCAAACTGAAGCAAGGAAAGATCATCGCAACGATGGATGAAAAGATCAGTCAGGGCCCCATCTCGGCCGAGAAAGGCATCAGCCTTATGTCAGGACGTCTGCCCCACCATCGCCGCGGCATATGGATGCCCCTTCTCGACACACAACACCATATCGACATGAGAAAGGTATGCCTCCACTCCTACCTACttacaatttttgtatttatcCTTCAGAAATGGTGTACGCATTAGAGAAACTCGGTATAAAGGTGCAATGGCCGCAAAAGATGAGGTCAGATCCCATCACTCGGAAGTCAAACGCTTTCTGTGAATTTCACCAAGAAAGGGGTCACAAAACCGAAGATTGCATAGGACTGCGGCAGGAGGTAGTGCGAATGCTGAGCCAGGGACTCCTAAAAGATTTGTTGAGAAATAGAGGACGGGCTAACTTCGCCCGCGGACGTGAACAACCCCAGAGACCTCAAAAACCGCCCTTTCCCGCTCGCACTATACAGATGATCATCGGCGGGGGCGATGGAGCAGCAATCAATCATGTCAAgttcaccaccacacataaactcaaacGATCAATCACCCATGAatggtatgatgacctcgaagacagtatcatcttcgataagccAGATGCCGatggtttgtctttccctcactatgatgctcttCTTATCACTTTACGTATTGCAGAtactgatgtaaaaagaataatggtggatgacggGAGCGGCGTGTGTATTATCCATCCTCGAGTCCTCATACAGATGAGACTTTAAGACAAAATAATATCGCGCTGCATAACGctaacaagttttaataatgcagtcgaACAGACTTATGGAGAGATAGTGCTACTCGTCCTGGCCGGATGAGTCACCCTGGAAACCACGTTTCACGTCATAAACCAAGAAACAGCCTATAACACCATCATAGGGCGCCCGTGGATACATGCCATACGAGCGGTCCCTTCTAGTCtctatcaagtaatcaagttTACTACCACATGGGGAGTATTCAGCATTGGAGGCGAGCAACGCACTGCACAAGAATACTATCgcatcgcccaagattgcacCCACACCCAGCAACTCAAAGGGGAAAACGCGGAAGCATAGCAATCAGCGATGTCGGGAGCCAAACTTTACATACGAACAGACGTTATCAAGGACCCCGACATCGTGGAAGCGTCCGAGTCAACGATAGAAAATCTTGACCCCGTCCTACTAGACAGCAACGATAGCACAAAAAGGCCTATATCAGGTATAACCTCTCAAAACCAGGTAAGTATCATAAATTCTTGACTAACCATGCCGATCTGTTTGCCTTCTCCTACGCAGATATGCCAGGTATCCCAAAGGATATCGCCACACAAGCTAAATGTCGACCCCCTATACCCGCCAGTACGGCAAATAAGAAGGAAGTTCAATGTCGCGATCAATGAAGTTGTCAGCGAAGAAGTCGATAAGTTGCTCGCAAATAGCTCCGTCTGAGAGTCAAAATACCttcaatgggtcgccaatgtggtcatggtgaaaaaaAAATGGGAAGTGGTAGATATGTGTAGCTTTCACAgacctaaacaaggcatgcccaaaagattcctttccactgccacacatcgaccagctcatcAACGCAACAGCAGGACATGAGTTGCTAAGCTTCTTGGATGCCTACTCGGGTTACAAACAGATCCTCATGGAAGAGGAAGACCAGGAgaaaaccactttcatcactcaccaaaGAACGTACTACTATAAGGTCATGTCGTTCGgactaaaga contains:
- the LOC104215343 gene encoding protein PIN-LIKES 2-like, with the translated sequence MELPNSEKEANMYYSSHYLVYAVLPLLKLLCLTVIGLVLAHPRSQLVPKATFKLLSKLVFALFLPCTIFIHLGETITVQNFARWWFIPVNVLLSTAIGCLLGYLVAKICRPPPEYFRFTIIATAFGNTGNLPLAIVGSVCHSGDNPFGPDCYTTGVSYVSFAQWVAVLLVYTLVYHMMEPPLEYFDVVDEGGEIQEPLPSNDLSRPLLVEAEWPGMEDRETEHCKTPFIARVFNSVSTLSYSSIPDPDSLEEAPAPRSPKSIRCLAEPRMVRRIRIVAEQTPVRHVLQPPTFATLLAFVVGMVPPIKSVVYGNDAPLSFLTDSLEILAQAMVPSVMLILGGMLAEGPNESRLGVRTTVGITVARLLVLPLVGTGVVYFADQMNFLIPNDQMYRFVLLLQYTTPSAILLGAVASLRGYAVREASAMLFWQHVFALFSLSIYIIIYFKILLSYV